The nucleotide window AAATACTGCAACGCTTCTTCCTGCCTACTGTCAACTGTCAACTGTCTGCTGCCTACTGTCAACTGCCTACTGTCAACTGCCAACTGCCACTCGCCCAGCGGAAAATCCTGCCTGATAAAGCCATCACCATTCGACTTTTCACCCGTCATCAGAAGTTCTGTTCCATAATAGATCACCGGAATTCCCCTTGTAGTCAGGAGAACCGCCATGGCCATCTTAAATTTGTTCAGATCTTCGCCTATGCTGGTGTAAAACCGCGTCAGGTCATGGTTATCGGCGAAAATAGTGTTGCAGAAAGGATCAGAATAAATGAAATCCTGGGCCAGCACATAATAAAGCCTGGCCAGGCCGTTGGTCCAACCTTCCTGCTCGTTAAAGGCATCCTTCAGGGCATACTGCAAAGGGAAATCAGTAACCGAAGGCAGGTAGGAAGAATAGTCACCGCTAACCGGTGAACCTGCCTGCCAGTAAGCAGTGTGAGTTTCCTTCTGCTGCCAGGTCTCCCCTACCACCCTGAAATCGGGATATTCCTTCAGCACCCGTTGCATCCACTTCGTCATGAAATCTTTATAAGAATAAGGATAAGTATCCATCCGGATGCCATCCAGCCCGGCAAATTCGAGCCACCAGATGCTATTCTGCACCAAGTAGTTAGCGAGGATTTTATTATGTTGGTTCAGGTCGGGCATCGTCTTGTCAAACCAGCCCGTCTGCATTTTCTCCCGGTCAAAATCAGAAGCGTAAGGATCCATTGCTGTTTCAGCACGATAGTTGGAACGGGTGAATCCAGGGAATTGATGGATCCAGCTTTCCATGGGCATATCCTGTAACCACCAATGGTTGCTTCCGCAATGATTGAATACCATGTCCATGATGACTTTCAACCCTTTCTTGTGGCAATTATCTACCAGCGATTTATATTGATCGTTATCACCAAATCGTGGATCGACGCAGTAAAAATCCGTGATCGCGTAACCATGATAGGAATAGGCCGGCATATTATTTTCCAGGACCGGGTTAAGCCAGATGGCAGTAACGCCAAGGTCAGCGATATAATCCAGCTTATCGCTGATCCCTTTGATGTCTCCCCCATGACGGCCATTCGGATCAGACCGCCTGGCTGCTTCTAGCATACCTGCAACCGAGTCATTTCCTTTATTACCATTTGAGTAGCGGTCGGGCATCTTTGGTGATTTCCAGGTCAAGTATAAGATAATCGGGATTTTCGAGCCTGATCGTTTTTCTCAGGATAACTCCGGGATAATCGGCTATAACATTCGATTGGGCAATTTTATTCCCGTAAACCATCAACTGAAGTGATGAATCCTGCATACCTGCCCACCAAAACGGAGGCTCAACACGGTGAAAGGAAATCTGAGACAAGAGGATCAAGGACTGTAGAAAGATTGCGAAAAAAAGCAAGGTTTTCTGGAGGTATTTCATAACTGTTAATTTTGCTGGAAAAGGTTGCTAAAAGTAATGAAAATGACTTGTGAACATCTTCCATTTAATAAAATTTATAAGTCCTTCTAATAATCCTCCTCTTTTTACCGTAAACTTACACCGGAATTTGAAATGGCCATTATCGTTCCAAGTCCGGGTTGCTGTTAGAGTCAGATCATAATAGCCGAGAAACTTCCCGTTCTGAAAAAAAGCCCTGTACGAAAGTGAAGGGCTT belongs to Bacteroidales bacterium and includes:
- a CDS encoding cyclomaltodextrinase N-terminal domain-containing protein — protein: MKYLQKTLLFFAIFLQSLILLSQISFHRVEPPFWWAGMQDSSLQLMVYGNKIAQSNVIADYPGVILRKTIRLENPDYLILDLEITKDARPLLKW
- a CDS encoding alpha-amylase family glycosyl hydrolase; its protein translation is MPDRYSNGNKGNDSVAGMLEAARRSDPNGRHGGDIKGISDKLDYIADLGVTAIWLNPVLENNMPAYSYHGYAITDFYCVDPRFGDNDQYKSLVDNCHKKGLKVIMDMVFNHCGSNHWWLQDMPMESWIHQFPGFTRSNYRAETAMDPYASDFDREKMQTGWFDKTMPDLNQHNKILANYLVQNSIWWLEFAGLDGIRMDTYPYSYKDFMTKWMQRVLKEYPDFRVVGETWQQKETHTAYWQAGSPVSGDYSSYLPSVTDFPLQYALKDAFNEQEGWTNGLARLYYVLAQDFIYSDPFCNTIFADNHDLTRFYTSIGEDLNKFKMAMAVLLTTRGIPVIYYGTELLMTGEKSNGDGFIRQDFPLGEWQLAVDSRQLTVGSRQLTVDSRQEEALQYLKTLLKWRKGSEVIHHGKLKQFIPKDGIYVFFRYDEEDAVMVVINKNKENRKLDLTRFQEVLKDYRRGKNVVTKKVFLLEEGIDVPGETALVLELG